The Mycolicibacterium mageritense genome contains a region encoding:
- the pspM gene encoding phage shock envelope stress response protein PspM, translating into MATKTGRGEAWQSLLQRGVQRGIDTAADLSGALSEKLSAAADPRAKLLRKRRWALRLGLFFTLATGFWVVVTAVLASWSIPVWVLIITGAIAAGAAFPATLLWLRYRWLRAAPLPAERPVSGRRLPPWSSAARQPMSALLASERGMFSLLGVMERGQILPPDQLRELTAVANQTARTMAATANEVVSMERAIANAPQSRPHLVPTINAFTAQLGQGVRQYNEMVTAAAQLVSAANSGPMSTAPLAQQRYRNELTDATDRLIGWAQAFDELGRLRRA; encoded by the coding sequence ATGGCTACCAAGACCGGTCGAGGCGAAGCCTGGCAGTCGCTGCTGCAGCGTGGCGTGCAGCGGGGGATAGACACCGCAGCCGACCTCTCGGGTGCGCTCTCCGAAAAGCTCAGCGCCGCCGCCGATCCGCGCGCCAAGCTGTTGCGCAAGCGGCGGTGGGCACTGCGGCTGGGGCTGTTCTTCACCCTCGCGACGGGCTTCTGGGTCGTGGTGACAGCGGTCTTGGCGTCATGGAGCATCCCGGTCTGGGTGCTGATCATCACCGGGGCGATCGCGGCGGGGGCGGCGTTCCCGGCCACGCTGCTGTGGCTGCGCTACCGCTGGCTGCGGGCCGCGCCGCTGCCCGCCGAACGCCCCGTGTCGGGACGCCGGTTGCCGCCGTGGAGCTCGGCGGCCCGCCAGCCCATGTCGGCCCTGCTGGCCTCCGAGCGGGGCATGTTCTCCCTGCTCGGCGTGATGGAGCGGGGACAGATACTGCCGCCCGACCAGTTGCGGGAGTTGACCGCGGTGGCCAACCAGACCGCGCGCACCATGGCGGCGACCGCCAACGAGGTGGTGTCGATGGAGCGGGCGATCGCCAATGCCCCGCAGTCGCGGCCGCATCTGGTGCCGACCATCAACGCCTTCACCGCGCAGCTGGGCCAGGGTGTGCGGCAGTACAACGAAATGGTCACTGCCGCAGCGCAGCTCGTATCCGCCGCGAACAGCGGTCCGATGTCCACCGCGCCGCTCGCGCAGCAGCGCTACCGCAACGAGCTCACGGACGCCACCGACCGGCTGATCGGCTGGGCCCAGGCGTTCGACGAGCTCGGCCGGCTGCGCCGGGCCTGA